In one Drosophila pseudoobscura strain MV-25-SWS-2005 chromosome X, UCI_Dpse_MV25, whole genome shotgun sequence genomic region, the following are encoded:
- the Or67b gene encoding odorant receptor 67b, translating into MQDLLDQELDRMDKLPKQGLFWVELSAYALGINIAPRKRSSKHCRLTLIVVLLVNLSIIYSLVAFIMANFQVSFETYVEAVLLTFQLSVGVVKMLHFQNSLGASVQLVHSTETGQVLKSLGLFDLDLPRKQDLLRSLRSILLDNWLIIDRQVMFFFKIVTMPVLYYTMRPYFQYIFDCYIIRDTCEMTLTYPAIVPFVKLGAYEFPSYVVRFFLLQSGPLWCFFAVFGFNSLFVVLTRYESGLIKVLRYLVQNSTSDNLVPKHLRVRYLRCCVRLFARIANHHNQIENLFKYIILVQCSVSSVLICMLLYKISTVLEVGWVWMGMIMVYFVTITLEISLYNVSAQKVETQSELLFYDWYNCGWYNESRDFKFMIKMMLLFSRRTFVLSVGGFTNLSHKFLVQVFRLSGNFFLLLRNMNNK; encoded by the exons ATGCAGGACCTTCTGGATCAGGAACTGGATCGTATGGACAAGCTGCCAAAGCAAGGTCTGTTCTGGGTGGAGCTCAGCGCCTATGCTCTTGGTATCAACATAGCTCCGCGGAAGCGTAGCTCCAAGCACTGCCGACt gACGCTCATTGTGGTCTTGCTTGTCAATTTGAGCATAATCTACAGCCTAGTGGCGTTTATTATGGCTAATTTTCAGGTCTCCTTTGAGACCTACGTTGAG GCTGTGCTGCTCACCTTCCAACTTAGTGTTGGGGTGGTCAAGATGTTACACTTTCAAAACAGCTTGGGAGCATCAGTACAATTGGTGCATTCGACGGAGACAGGACAGGTACTGAAATCATTGGGTCTCTTCGATTTGG ATTTGCCTCGAAAACAGGATCTCCTTAGGTCTTTGAGATCAATATTGCTCGACAATTGGCTGATCATCGATCGCCAGGTCATGTTTTTCTTCAAAATTGTCACTATGCCGGTGCTCTACTACACAATGCGTCCATACTTTCAGTACATCTTCGATTGCTATATTATTCGAGATACGTGTGAAATGACCCTGA CTTATCCTGCTATAGTACCTTTTGTGAAGCTTGGAGCGTATGAATTTCCTTCCTACGTGGTTCGATTCTTTCTTTTGCAAAGTGGTCCTCTTTGGTGCTTTTTTG CTGTATTTGGCTTCAATAGCCTCTTTGTGGTGCTCACAAGGTACGAGTCGGGTCTTATTAAGGTCCTACGATACTTGGTGCAAAACTCCACGTCGGACAACTTGGTGCCCAAGCATCTACGGGTGCGGTATCTTCGATGTTGCGTCCGACTCTTTGCTCGTATTGCGAA TCATCATAACCAGATAGAAAACCTCTTCAAATACATTATCCTGGTGCAGTGTTCCGTCAGCAGCGTCCTCATATGCATGCTACTATATAAGATTAGCACCGTCTTG GAAGTGGGCTGGGTATGGATGGGCATGATTATGGTGTACTTTGTGACAATAACTCTGGAGATCAGCTTGTACAATGTAAGCGCGCAGAAAGTGGAGACCCAGAGCGAGCTGCTCTTCTATGACTGGTACAACTGTGGCTGGTATAATGAATCGAGGGACTTTAAGTTCATGATTAAAATGATGCTTCTCTTCTCTCGACGAACATTTGTCTTGAGCGTTGGCGGCTTTACCAACCTCTCGCACAAGTTCCTAGTACAG GTCTTTCGGCTGAGTGGAAATTTCTTCTTGCTATTGCGGAATATGAACAACAAATAA
- the Bre1 gene encoding E3 ubiquitin-protein ligase Bre1, with product MSKRSAEDATGGSGSSCLVAAAAAGQPPIKKVHFEPHLIGPVSTLEEMDIKVLEFQNKKLAQRIEQRMRTEAELRHRIEQLEKRQTQDDAVLNVVNRYWNQLNEDIRVLLQRFDAETADELENKNENEVTTSFLTQLSTWDKEELDEKLANRVQVSKRAVAKIVQVIDRVMQRNEKITHVLRGDSLSSATGSGAAGASGGDEEQKSSGEAEAAILRVQALEETLKKTHIEIMTENRSLQNLNTSLHEKFHTMSLKMKEYQDALTAKETENAELKNQIDELQYDLEKIHCRNDKLENHLAEAIEKLKAYHQIYGDPNKSSNSAKTPSTGSATTTTSVNSQLLEDLQKELEEYRELANNRLQELDKLHATHRETLKEVEKLKMDIRQLPESVIVETTEYKCLQSQFSVLYNESMQIKTMLDETRNLLQTSKNQHLRQIEVMESEELIAQKKVRSEMIQMEDVLAAIRKEYEVLRIEFEQNMAANEQTAPINREMRHLITSLQNHNGQLKGEVQRYKRKYKDTSTEIVKMRKELDDALAKLEGNKLQAATNAAGEEIKQESAANVKEENANHSSSSGQTNNTNAGSDTNIANIKEENPATADDEMDDEAGKDVKDGIKQEKLSAAETATAEKKDSPGPQNSTAGASNAGSGNAVKAEKDSKDGVKAKDVKTVESETVRDLKAQLKKALNDQKEMKLLLDMYKGVSKDQRDKVQLMATEKKLRSEIEELRQQLKKLQESKREERKKLADEEALRKIKQLEEQKYELQKQMANHKPSENAWGGAPGPAGNYTRPFVGSHEEEALLNEMEVTGQAFEDMQEQNSRLIQQLREKDDANFKLMSERIKANQLHKLLREEKTVLEDQMATATSQIEAMHVVLRKLEEKERSLQATVASMEKELMLRQQAMEMHKRKAIESAQSAADLKLHLEKYHAQMKEAQQVVAEKTSSLEAEAYKTKRLHEELAQFKRKAERMKKMEMSGTTIDEVMIEEIREYKETLTCPSCKVKRKDAVLSKCFHVFCYDCLRTRYETRQRKCPKCNCAFGANDYHRLYLQ from the exons ATGTCGAAACGCAGCGCTGAAGATGCTACTGGCGGCAGCGGTAGCAGCTGcttggtggcggcggcagcggctggaCAGCCACCCATTAAGAAGGTGCACTTCGAGCCGCACCTCATTGGGCCGGTTTCCACTCTCGAGGAGATGGACATCAAGGTGCTCGAGTTCCAAAACAAGAAGCTTGCCCAGCGCATCGAACAGCGGATGCGCACCGAGGCTGAACTGAGACACCGCATTGAACAGCTGGAAAAGCGGCAAACGCAAGACGATGCCGTGCTGAACGTGGTGAATCGGTATTGGAATCAACTGAACGAGGACATCAGAGTCCTGCTGCAGCGATTCGATGCAGAGACGGCCGATGAGCTGGAGAACAAGAATGAGAACGAGGTGACCACTTCGTTTCTAACGCAACTCTCCACATGGGACAAGGAGGAACTGGACGAGAAGCTGGCCAACCGCGTCCAAGTGTCGAAACGTGCAGTGGCCAAGATCGTGCAGGTTATTGATCGGGTAATGCAGCGTAATGAGAAGATAACTCATGTTTTGAGAGGCGATAGCCTGTCGAGTGCAACAGGGTCCGGGGCCGCGGGAGCTAGTGGTGGAGATGAAGAGCAAAAGTCCAGTGGCGAGGCGGAAGCGGCTATCCTTCGAGTTCAGGCGCTCGAGGAGACGCTCAAGAAGACGCACATCGAGATCATGACCGAGAACCGCAGCCTTCAGAATCTGAACACGTCGCTGCACGAGAAATTCCACACAATGTCGCTAAAAATGAAGGAATACCAGGACGCCCTCACCGCGAAGGAGACGGAGAATGCCGAGCTCAAGAACCAAATCGATGAGCTGCAGTATGACCTGGAAAAGATCCACTGCCGCAACGACAAGCTCGAGAACCATCTGGCTGAGGCCATTGAGAAGCTGAAGGCCTATCACCAGATCTACGGCGATCCTaacaagagcagcaacagtgcCAAGACCCCAAGCACGGGTTCCGCCACTACCACAACCAGTGTGAACAGCCAGCTCCTGGAGGATTTGCAAAAAGAGCTGGAAGAGTATCGGGAATTGGCCAACAATCGATTGCAGGAGCTGGACAAGCTGCATGCAACGCATCGCGAGACCCTTAAAGAAGTAGAGAAGCTCAAGATGGAT ATACGGCAACTACCTGAGTCGGTGATTGTGGAGACCACGGAGTACAAGTGTCTGCAATCTCAGTTCTCCGTTCTCTACAACGAGTCCATGCAGATTAAAACGATGCTTGACGAGACGCGGAACCTGTTGCAGACGAGCAAAAATCAACATCTCCGTCAGATCGAGGTGATGGAGAGCGAGGAGCTAATTGCCCAGAAGAAGGTGCGCAGCGAGATGATCCAAATGGAGGACGTCCTAGCCGCCATACGCAAGGAGTATGAAGTTTTGCGCATCGAATTCGAGCAAAATATGGCTGCCAACGAGCAGACGGCGCCCATCAACCGCGAAATGAGGCATCTCATTACCTCGCTGCAAAATCACAATGGCCAGCTCAAGGGCGAGGTGCAGAGGTACAAGAGAAAGTATAAGGACACGTCCACGGAAATTGTCAAGATGCGGAAGGAGCTGGACGATGCCCTGGCCAAGCTGGAGGGCAACAAACTTCAAGCAGCTACAAATGCTGCAGGCGAGGAGATCAAGCAGGAATCTGCGGCGAATGTAAAAGAAGAGAATGCCAACCACTCATCCTCCTCTGGGCAGACAAACAATACGAATGCCGGCAGCGACACCAACATAGCCAATATTAAAGAGGAGAACCCTGCCACGGCCGATGATGAAATGGATGACGAAGCTGGCAAGGATGTCAAGGATGGTATTAAACAGGAAAAGCTTAGCGCAGCAGAGACCGCGACAGCAGAGAAGAAGGACTCTCCTGGGCCACAAAACTCAACAGCAGGAGCCTCAAATGCTGGTTCAGGAAACGCCGTCAAAGCCGAAAAGGACTCCAAGGATGGTGTGAAAGCCAAGGACGTGAAGACCGTGGAAAGCGAAACGGTACGCGATCTCAAGGCCCAGCTTAA GAAAGCGTTGAATGATCAGAAGGAGATGAAACTGCTGCTGGACATGTACAAAGGAGTCTCGAAGGATCAACGCGACAAAGTACAACTGATGGCCACCGAAAAGAAGCTCCGCTCTGAAATTGAGGAGCTGCGGCAACAGCTTAAGAAGCTGCAGGAGAGCAAGCGCGAAGAGCGGAAAAAGCTCGCCGACGAAGAGGCGCTACGGAAAATCAAGCAGCTCGAGGAGCAAAAGTACGAGCTTCAAAAGCAAATGGCCAACCATAAGCCCTCGGAGAACGCGTGGGGCGGTGCACCTGGCCCAGCGGGTAACTATACTCGGCCTTTTGTGGGCTCTCACGAGGAAGAGGCGCTGCTTAACGAAATGGAGGTCACGGGACAGGCTTTTGAGGACATGCAGGAGCAGAACTCGAGGCTCATCCAGCAACTGCGCGAGAAGGACGATGCCAACTTCAAGCTCATGTCGGAACGCATCAAGGCCAATCAGCTGCACAAGCTACTGAGGGAAGAGAAGACAGTGCTTGAGGACCAGATGGCCACTGCAACGAGTCAGATCGAAGCCATGCACGTCGTGCTGCGAAagctggaggagaaggagcgcAGTCTACAAGCAACAGTGGCCTCGATGGAGAAGGAGCTGATGCTGAGGCAACAGGCAATGGAGATGCACAAGCGTAAGGCCATTGAGTCGGCGCAATCGGCGGCCGACTTGAAGCTCCATCTGGAGAAGTACCATGCACAGATGAAGGAGGCGCAGCAGGTGGTGGCTGAAAAGACGAGCTCCCTGGAAGCGGAGGCGTACAAGACGAAGCGGTTACATGAGGAGCTGGCACAGTTCAAGCGCAAGGCAGAGCGCATGAAGAAGATGGAAATGTCTGGCACAACCATCGACGAGGTGATGATCGAGGAGATCCGCGAGTACAAGGAGACGCTCACGTGTCCATCGTGCAAGGTGAAGCGAAAGGATGCAGTCTTGTCAAAGTGCTTCCACGTCTTCTGCTACGACTGCCTGCGCACACGGTACGAGACAAGGCAGCGAAAGTGTCCCAAATGCAACTGCGCCTTCGGCGCCAACGATTATCATAGGTTATATCTGCAGTAA
- the LanB2 gene encoding laminin subunit gamma-1 — MKRSRWSLCGSSTARLLLVGVLLSCCTPDAFGAQRTPINSAGHELRATTFMPALECYDPYGRPQKCLPEFINAAYQLQFESTNTCGEQSDTHFCIQNPNHKNCEFCRYEDHNPSFLTDLHDPQNPSWWQSETMFEGIQHPNYVNLTLHLRKSYDITYVRILFRSPRPESFTIYKRTSENGAWIPYQYYSATCRDTYFLPDSRAIRKGEGEAHALCTSEYSDISPLRDGEIAFSTLEGRPSGINFERSLELQDWVTATDIRITLDRLNTFGDELFGDPQVLKSYFYAISDIAVGARCKCNGHASKCVASTGMHGERTLVCECRHNTDGPDCDRCLPLYNDVKWKRATSTEVNECKACNCNGLADKCFFDAHLFNQTGHGGHCLDCRENRDGPNCERCKENFYMREDGYCVNCGCDSIGSRSLQCNSQGKCQCKPGVTGDKCDRCDNNYYQFGPHGCQPCGCDGRGSHENTPACDAESGICFCKENVEGRRCNECKPGFFNLDKINRFGCTPCFCYGHTSECQTAPGYSIVSVASNFNKFKERWTAIDLNRREVDIKYNQYSRSIGTTAQGNEFVYFQAPDRFLGDQRASYNRDLKFKLQLVGQVGPSTSANDVILEGAGSRISLPIFAQGNGIPDQNVKEYTFRLHEHHDYQWQPSQSARGFLSILSNLTAIKIRATYSVQGEAILDDVELHTAHRGAAGHPATWIEQCTCPEGYLGQFCESCAPGYRHSPARGGPFMPCIPCDCHGHADICDSETGRCICQHNTFGDNCDQCAKGFYGVALGGTPYDCKRCPCPNDGACLQINGDTVICTECPVGYFGSRCEQCSDGFFGDPTGLLGTVQTCTGCDCNGNVDPNAVGNCNRTTGECLKCIHNTAGEHCDQCLPGHFGDPLSLPHGKCDRCSCYEAGTEQDEQSISRCDQVTGQCQCKPNVIGRDCGECQPGYFNIRSGNGCENCLCDPVGSFNSTCDRYSGQCHCKPGVVGLRCDQCANYFYGFSSEGCKPCECDESGSKGFQCDQSGQCPCNDNVEGRRCDRCKENKYDRHRGCIDCPDCYNLVQDAANLHRAKLANLSSTLDEIARTPVTNDEEFEAKLRAVQEKVALLSQDARDNVGEGGQTYAEVIDDLHKRLDSVREHLQSADKLQEDANVEIDKARKNYTILHDITENAKRELQQALDLLNDEGTQALAKAKDKSVEFGQQSQQISDISREARALADKLESEAQFDLKNAKDAMDAVEKAHLLAKNAIDLQQKISVELRSEVRLELDQVKQSLGAVAQTSKEALRKANEVYDTALTLLNDVNRQSQPNIDINQLKRDAVAANERADLLLKQINELSNSNGEVFADFEEERTLAEVLLERADKQKQDDIELLNRAKTAHDKATKAVEQGDNTLKEANNTYNTLAGFQSDVQRSSESAAQALQTVPNIELEIQNAESLIGQAGEALDGANKNANEAKKNAQEAQKKYAEQASKDAELIRRKANETKVAARNLRDEADQLNHRVKLTEMDIFKLEESSTKDDNLVDDAKRKVGQAKADTQEAQKQIEKANAELTAIKDELENLKDINTADLDKLENRLTIVEGEINRVNLTGRIEKYREQRTIQKNLIDKYGSELKELMKEVDNIGQISKALPNKCFSRNRLEP; from the exons ATGAAGCGCAGCAGGTGGAGCCTATGTGGCTCCTCCACGGCGCGCTTGCTGCTGGTCGGCGTCCTACTTTCCTGCTGTACCCCAGACGCGTTCGGCGCCCAACGCACACCCATTAACTCTGCCGGACACGAGCTACGCGCCACCACGTTCATGCCGGCCCTCGAGTGCTACGATCCCTATGGCAGACCGCAG AAATGCCTTCCCGAGTTCATCAATGCCGCATACCAACTGCAATTCGAGTCGACCAACACCTGCGGCGAGCAGAGTGACACACACTTCTGCATACAGAATCCCAATCACAAGAATTGCGAGTTTTGCAG ATACGAAGATCACAATCCCTCATTTCTGACGGACCTGCACGATCCGCAGAATCCATCCTGGTGGCAATCGGAGACCATGTTCGAGGGGATACAGCATCCCAACTATGTGAATCTGACGCTCCACTTAC GAAAATCCTATGACATCACCTATGTTCGAATTCTGTTCCGCTCTCCTCGGCCCGAGTCCTTCACGATCTATAAGCGGACTTCGGAGAACGGTGCCTGGATTCCCTACCAGTACTACAGTGCCACCTGTAGGGACACCTACTTCCTGCCCGACTCCCGGGCCATCCGcaagggcgagggcgaggccCATGCACTCTGCACCAGCGAGTACAGTGACATTTCCCCGCTGCGCGACGGCGAGATCGCATTCTCCACCCTCGAGGGTCGTCCTAGTGGCATCAATTTCGAGCGCAGCCTGGAGCTGCAGGACTGGGTCACGGCCACCGACATCCGCATCACGCTGGATCGCCTCAACACCTTCGGCGACGAGTTGTTCGGTGATCCCCAGGTGCTGAAGTCCTACTTCTATGCCATCAGTGACATCGCCGTGGGTGCCAGATGCAAGTGTAACGGACACGCCAGCAAGTGCGTCGCCAGCACGGGTATGCACGGAGAGAGGACGCTGGTGTGCGAGTGTCGCCACAACACCGATGGACCCGACTGTGACCGCTGTCTGCCCCTGTACAATGACGTCAAGTGGAAGAGGGCCACCTCAACGGAAGTCAACGAGTGCAAAG CCTGCAACTGCAATGGATTGGCGGACAAATGCTTCTTTGATGCCCATCTCTTCAACCAGACGGGTCATGGCGGCCACTGCTTGGACTGTCGCGAGAATCGTGATGGACCCAACTGCGAACGCTGCAAGGAGAACTTTTACATGCGCGAGGATGGGTACTGTGTCAACTGTGGCTGCGACTCTATTGGATCCCGCTCGCTGCAGTGCAACAGCCAGGGCAAGTGCCAGTGCAAGCCGGGCGTGACGGGGGACAAATGCGATCGCTGCGACAACAACTACTACCAGTTCGGACCTCATGGCTGCCAGCCCTGTGGCTGCGACGGTCGGGGTTCCCATGAGAACACTCCAGCCTGCGATGCGGAGAGTGGCATCTGCTTCTGCAAGGAGAATGTGGAGGGCAGGCGGTGCAATGA GTGCAAGCCTGGCTTCTTCAACCTGGACAAGATCAATCGCTTTGGGTGCACGCCCTGCTTCTGCTACGGCCACACTTCCGAGTGCCAGACGGCACCGGGCTACTCGATTGTCTCCGTGGCCTCCAACTTCAACAAGTTCAAGGAGCGCTGGACGGCCATCGATCTAAACCGTCGCGAGGTGGACATCAAGTACAACCAGTACAGCCGCAGCATCGGGACCACGGCCCAGGGCAACGAATTCGTCTACTTCCAGGCCCCTGATCGCTTCCTGGGGGATCAACGTGCTTCATACAACCGCGACCTCAAGTTCAAGCTACAGCTGGTGGGTCAGGTGGGGCCGAGCACCAGCGCCAACGACGTGATCCTGGAGGGCGCTGGCAGCAGGATCTCGCTGCCCATCTTCGCCCAGGGCAACGGCATCCCCGACCAAAATGTGAAGGAGTACACGTTCCGTCTGCACGAGCACCACGATTACCAATGGCAGCCAAGTCAGTCGGCCAGGGGCTTCCTCTCCATCCTCTCCAATCTGACGGCCATCAAGATCCGTGCCACCTACTCGGTCCAAGGCGAGGCCATTCTCGACGATGTAGAGCTGCACACGGCGCATCGCGGTGCAGCCGGCCACCCGGCCACCTGGATCGAGCAGTGTACCTGTCCCGAGGGCTATCTGGGCCAGTTCTGCGAGTCCTGCGCTCCCGGCTACCGCCATAGCCCGGCCCGAGGTGGACCCTTCATGCCGTGCATCCCCTGTGACTGCCACGGACATGCCGACATCTGCGACTCGGAGACCGGTCGCTGCATCTGCCAGCACAACACCTTCGGCGACAACTGCGACCAGTGTGCCAAGGGCTTTTACGGAGTCGCCCTAGGTGGAACTCCCTACGACTGCAAgcgctgtccctgtcccaaTGATGGGGCCTGTCTGCAAATCAACGGCGACACGGTCATCTGCACGGAGTGTCCAGTGGGATACTTTGGCTCCCGATGCGAGCAGTGCAGCGACGGCTTCTTCGGAGACCCCACCGGTCTCCTGGGCACCGTGCAGACCTGCACGGGCTGCGACTGCAACGGAAACGTGGACCCTAATGCGGTGGGTAACTGCAACCGCACCACGGGCGAGTGCCTGAAGTGTATCCACAACACTGCCGGAGAGCACTGCGACCAGTGCCTGCCCGGGCACTTTGGTGACCCGCTCTCCCTGCCCCACGGCAAGTGTGACCGCTGCAGCTGCTACGAGGCGGGCACGGAGCAGGACGAGCAGAGCATTTCGCGTTGCGACCAGGTTAccggccagtgccagtgcaaGCCAAACGTCATCGGCCGCGACTGTGGCGAGTGCCAGCCGGGATACTTCAACATACGCTCCGGGAACGGGTGCGAAAACTGCCTGTGCGACCCCGTGGGCAGCTTCAACTCCACCTGCGACCGCTACTCGGGCCAGTGCCACTGCAAGCCGGGCGTGGTGGGTTTGCGATGTGACCAGTGCGCCAATTACTTCTACGGCTTCTCCTCGGAAGGCTGCAAGCCGTGCGAGTGCGACGAGAGCGGCTCCAAGGGCTTCCAGTGCGACCAGAGCGGACAGTGTCCTTGCAATGACAACGTGGAGGGACGTCGCTGCGACCGCTGCAAAGAGAACAAGTACGATCGCCATCGCGGCTGCATCGACTGTCCGGACTGCTACAACCTGGTGCAGGACGCCGCCAATCTGCATCGCGCTAAGCTGGCAAACTTGAGCTCCACCCTGGACGAGATTGCTCGCACGCCGGTGACCAATGACGAGGAGTTCGAGGCCAAGCTGCGGGCGGTGCAGGAGAAGGTTGCCCTGCTGTCCCAGGACGCCCGCGACAATGTCGGCGAAGGCGGCCAGACCTATGCAGAGGTCATCGATGACCTCCACAAGCGACTGGACAGCGTGCGGGAACATCTGCAAAGTGCAGACAAACTGCAAGAGGATGCCAACGTTGAGATAGACAAGGCCCGCAAGAACTACACGATTCTTCACGATATTACCGAGAATGCAAAGagagagctgcagcaggcccTCGATCTACTCAACGACGAGGGTACCCAGGCATTGGCCAAGGCCAAGGACAAGTCCGTGGAGTTCGGccagcagtcgcagcagaTTTCGGACATTTCACGCGAGGCACGCGCACTGGCCGACAAACTGGAGTCGGAGGCGCAGTTCGATCTGAAGAACGCCAAGGACGCCATGGATGCCGTGGAAAAGGCCCACCTTTTGGCCAAGAATGCCATCGATCTGCAGCAAAAGATTAGTGTGGAGCTACGCTCCGAAGTTCGGCTCGAACTGGACCAGGTGAAGCAGTCTCTGGGTGCCGTGGCTCAGACCTCCAAGGAGGCGCTGCGCAAGGCCAACGAGGTCTACGATACAGCCCTTACCCTCCTTAACGACGTGAACAGGCAGTCACAGCCGAACATTGACATCAACCAGCTAAAGCGGGACGCCGTGGCAGCCAACGAGCGCGCCGATCTTCTCCTCAAGCAGATCAACGAGCTGTCGAACAGCAACGGCGAGGTCTTTGCCGACTTCGAAGAGGAACGCACCCTGGCTGAGGTTCTGCTGGAGCG AGCTgacaaacagaaacaagaCGACATTGAGCTGCTGAATCGCGCCAAGACTGCACACGACAAGGCCACAAAGGCAGTGGAGCAGGGTGACAACACACTGAAGGAGGCAAACAACACCTACAATACGCTGGCCGGGTTCCAGTCGGATGTCCAGCGGTCATCCGAGAGTGCTGCTCAGGCACTGCAAACAGTTCCAAACATCGAGCTGGAGATACAGAACGCCGAGAGCCTCATCGGTCAGGCGGGCGAGGCTTTAGACGGAGCCAACAAGAATGCCAACGAGGCCAAAAAGAATGCCCAGGAGGCGCAGAAGAAGTATGCCGAGCAGGCCTCAAAG GATGCAGAGCTTATTCGCCGCAAGGCAAACGAGACGAAGGTGGCTGCCAGGAACTTGCGCGATGAGGCCGATCAGCTGAACCATCGCGTAAAGCTGACCGAGATGGACATCTTCAAGCTGGAAGAAAGCTCCACCAAAGACGACAATCTCGTGGATGATGCCAAGCGAAAGGTGGGCCAGGCCAAGGCCGACACACAGGAGGCGCAGAAGCAGATCGAGAAGGCCAACGCCGAGCTGACGGCAATCAAGGATGAGCTGGAGAATCTGAAGGACATCAATACAGCTGATTTGGATAAATTGG AGAATCGGTTGACTATTGTCGAGGGCGAGATCAATCGCGTGAACCTCACGGGACGCATTGAAAAGTACCGGGAGCAGCGCACCATACAGAAAAATCTGATCGACAAGTACGGCTCCGAGCTGAAGGAGCTGATGAAGGAGGTCGATAATATTGGTCAAATATCGAAGGCACTACCCAACAAGTGCTTTAGTCGCAATCGTCTGGAGCCCTAG